In Seriola aureovittata isolate HTS-2021-v1 ecotype China chromosome 24, ASM2101889v1, whole genome shotgun sequence, the following proteins share a genomic window:
- the LOC130165120 gene encoding histone deacetylase 4-like isoform X7: MGLHVHAHTHTCEGRILEPDDRGSYTEGLALNVYCSISGALCSKTQHSSLDQSSPPQTGVSTYNHPVLGVYNPRDDFPLRKTASEPNLKLRSRLKQKVSERRSSPLLRRRDSPITTAKKRSLDMADSACSSAPGSGPSSPNNSSNNIPNENGITVSVSNNTEASLAQRLCSGAERGSVNQLSLYTSPSLPNITLGLPATATATAASNVTSAQQDGGLQPALSLSPPFLSGGHLSPYLTEAGAGTGGHGAHSPLLQHMVLMEQSPAQSPLVTGVSGLSMSSAASMAKLQRQHRPLGRTQSAPLPQGSAAQAHAQALALQQLVVQQQHQQFLEKHKQQFQQQQLHLNKMMAKPSESPVGRQHQSHPEETEEELREHQDGGTLPPGVTIKQEPLDPQELQEEAMQQHRERERQAEQELLFRQQALLLEQQRIHQLRNYQASMEAAGLSISFPGHRPLSRAQSSPASASSFPISVPAPDPPVKPRFTTGLVYDSLMQKHQCMCGNTNSHPEHAGRIQSIWSRLQETGLRAQCECIRGRKATLEELQTVHSEAHVLLYGTNPLRQKLDCSITPMFVRLPCGGVGVDSDTIWNEVHSSSAARLAVGSVVELVFKVATGELKNGFAVVRPPGHHAEESTPMGFCYFNSVAIAAKLLQQRLSVNKILIVDWDVHHGNGTQQAFYDDPNVLYLSIHRYDDGNFFPGSGAPDEVGSGPGVGFNVNVAFTGGLDPPMGDAEYLAAFRSVVMPIANEFAPDIVLVSSGFDAVEGHPPPLGGYTLTSKCFGYLTRQLMTLAGGRVVLALEGGHDLTAICDASEACVAALLGQELDPLPKAVLEQRPNPNAVRSLEKVLETHSKYWRSVHRYSPRLGFSLLEAKRGDSEEAEAVSAMASLSVANTNTMDQRPEEEPMEEEEPL; this comes from the exons cCTCGGAGCCCAACCTGAAGCTGCGCTCCCGGCTGAAGCAGAAGGTGAGCGAGCGGAGGAGCAGTCCGCTGCTGCGGCGTCGAGACAGCCCCATCACCACCGCCAAGAAACGCTCGCTCGACATGGCAG ACTCTGCGTGTAGCAGCGCTCCCGGCTCAGGCCCTAGCTCCCCAAATAACAGCTCCAACAACATCCCCAATGAGAACGGCATCACTGTGTCAGTCTCCAACAACACAGAg GCGTCTTTGGCCCAGAGGCTGTGCAGTGGCGCCGAGCGGGGCTCCGTTAACCAGCTGTCCCTCTACACTTCACCATCCTTACCCAACATCACCCTGGGGCTGCCCGCCACTGCCACGGCCACCGCTGCTTCCAAT GTGACCTCGGCCCAGCAGGATGGAGGCCTTCAGCCGGCCCTCTCCCTCAGCCCCCCCTTCCTTTCTGGTGGCCACCTGTCGCCTTACCTGACTGAGGCAGGGGCCGGAACAGGCGGACATGGCGCGCACAGTCCGCTGCTCCAGCACATGGTGCTCATGGAGCAGAGCCCGGCACAGAGCCCCCTGGTGACAG GTGTAAGCGGCCTTTCCATGTCGTCAGCAGCATCCATGGCCAAGCTGCAGCGGCAGCACCGGCCCCTGGGGAGGACCCAGTCGGCCCCGTTGCCCCAGGGGAGCGCCGCCCAGGCTCATGCCCAGGCCCTGgccctgcagcagctggtggtccagcagcagcaccagcagttCCTGGAGAAGCACAAGCAGCagttccagcagcagcagctccacctcaacAAG ATGATGGCCAAACCCAGTGAGTCACCTGTTGGGCGTCAGCACCAGAGCCACCCCgaggagacggaggaggagcTCAGAGAGCACCAGGACGGGGGAACTCTGCCGCCGGGGGTCACCATCAAGCAGGAGCCCCTCGACccgcaggagctgcaggaggaggccatgcagcagcacagggagcgggagaggcaggcagagcaggagctgcttTTCAGACAG CAGGCTTTGTTGTTGGAGCAGCAGCGGATTCACCAGCTGAGAAACTATCAGGCCTCCATGGAGGCTGCCGGCTTGTCGATCTCCTTCCCGGGACACCGCCCCCTGTCCAGGGCCCAGTCGTCTCCGGCCTCGGCTTCCTCTTTCCCAATCAGCGTCCCGGCCCCTGATCCTCCCGTCAAACCTCGATTCACCACAG gtCTGGTGTATGACTCTTTAATGCAGAAGCACCAGTGTATGTGTGGAAACACCAACAGCCACCCGGAGCACGCAGGACGGATTCAGAGCATTTGGTCGCGGCTGCAGGAGACTGGACTCAGAGCGCAGTGTGAG tgtatcCGTGGGAGGAAGGCCACTCTGGAAGAGCTGCAGACGGTTCACTCTGAAGCCCACGTCCTACTGTATGGAACCAACCCTCTCCGACAGAAACTTGATT GTTCAATCACTCCCATGTTTGTACGGCTACCGTGCGGAGGAGTGGGG gtggaCAGCGACACCATTTGGAACGAGGTCCACTCCTCCAGCGCGGCTCGTCTCGCTGTCGGCTCCGTGGTGGAGCTTGTTTTCAAAGTGGCTACCGGAGAGCTGAAG AACGGTTTCGCTGTGGTCCGCCCTCCTGGACACCACGCGGAGGAGAGCACTCCCAT ggGTTTCTGCTACTTTAACTCTGTTGCCATCGCAGccaaactgctgcagcagagactcaGCGTCAACAAGATCCTCATCGTGGACTGG GATGttcaccatggcaacggcaCCCAGCAAGCGTTTTACGATGACCCCAATGTCCTTTACCTGTCCATTCATCGCTACGATGACGGCAACTTCTTCCCTGGAAGCGGGGCACCTgacgag gtggGCAGTGGTCCTGGAGTCGGGTTCAACGTCAATGTTGCCTTCACCGGAGGCCTTGACCCCCCCATGGGAGATGCAGAGTACCTGGCTGCCTTCAG GTCAGTGGTGATGCCCATAGCCAATGAGTTTGCTCCGGACATTGTGCTAGTCTCCTCAGGCTTCGATGCAGTGGAGGGACACCCCCCACCGCTGGGTGGCTACACGCTAACGTCCAAAT GTTTTGGATATCTGACCAGGCAGCTGATGACCCTCGCTGGAGGCCGGGTGGTCCTGGCTCTGGAGGGGGGTCACGACCTCACCGCCATCTGTGACGCCTCCGAGGCCTGCGTGGCCGCCCTGCTCGGCCAGGAG CTGGACCCGCTGCCAAAGGCCGTCCTCGAGCAGAGGCCCAACCCCAACGCTGTGCGCTCTCTGGAGAAAGTTTTAGAGACTCACA GTAAGTACTGGCGCTCTGTGCACCGCTACTCGCCGCGGCTGGGGTTTTCCCTGCTGGAGGCCAAAAGAGGAGACTCGGAGGAGGCTGAGGCCGTCAGCGCCAtggcctctctgtctgtggccAACACCAACACCATGGATCAGAG GCCGGAAGAAGAGccaatggaggaggaggaaccaCTGTAA